From one Coffea eugenioides isolate CCC68of chromosome 11, Ceug_1.0, whole genome shotgun sequence genomic stretch:
- the LOC113754175 gene encoding putative late blight resistance protein homolog R1A-4, producing MEFLTKLVKKADRSPTNAVNFLLMELGDWWNLSESQDEDEKDAHKQIQILKVELRLLRTFLIYVGIWNDLHKDVGLLLQSLVQDLEAAFMEASTDFRSPPAYEIQRSVEYLYPVISKWQQKFKLFRPLIKAAYDYVSSKQELCSFQCQSPLVSYSPLSNYVPWNEFSGSLLDNLVDLSREDTFHVHIKPHIQVMAKMIGNLRGFMAVENRNANQQEYRHLLAHFGAILVQTAYISYVCWIDGLDENMKNEIIPKLVDLLKKLKPNASQVTRICFKLLEDHKYNCEEFVRFLIPQKNQLLTLQKGLKYLIMLVIQPPSFYTDNDVKLLSMDIIEMVSELGSFSYLFHAKETVADLAKDAYPLLFRLLEKMERLNAELFLTELLQPGIVEKSFVKNRINSFHDGLSFLQIFLGDDGREIPQPIWKNIGSLARNAGNVYLAFLRKSVTKDKVTFELLKSLERIKLFKMEILLHELLNSRPNMTVDVQNQIQTLYKGLTVLRTFLMGPLEEDGKLILAHVELVVKHVISVIYSVAAKKVTEDMATNLVLLLPELVEKIEPVNAGIKEIYLRARSSFKSCFPKPEGVGFMDFLIGNLMELLNSKAKSIGSLKYPIHIVHREMGFLRSILCNIGEKWTQHLDIKCLVSHIIQVAYEVEYLVDSLVVRGGVLWYHALWVTDLIEDIRLLKIKASEISMKTCGINISNGPEALRKVTSPAKIPKIDEEVIDLADQNKIMIDRLTRGSRQQDVVSIVGMPGLGKTTLARKVYNDPSVIFHFHIRAWCSVSQVYCKRDLLLEMLGGIMDITDSILEMSDDDLDLELYQCLKRKRYLIVMDDIWSTEPWHDLERTFPNDENGSRILVTSRLPDVALEIKADRIPHRLRLLSHDESWELLQKKLFKTRDCQVELVTVGNQIAKSCQGLPLAIVAVSGILERTEMTLDSWKKVSESLCSRIASDPQTRCMEILELSYKHLPDYLKPCFLYLGAFLENKEIPVRKLTWLWVAEGFVRSTASKRVEDLAEEYLKDLIGRSLVIASKSRSNGGVKTCCVHDLLRTLCLLRCHEENFLHSVTGHNFFFDASYDDSDYGVDPDYHPTNCTTYAKRRLSICSKRNHFIMSRPGGPHVRSLLYSASSDLYPRCPYNISFIFENFKLLRVLDLECINMGNSFFSGIELLAHLRYLALCGDIDYIPASIANLWNLETLIVKGLKGKVLLPHTIWSMEKLRHLHVYSNAVFNMQDNETEKATQLGNLDSLSTPSLSFGKHTENIMRRFLKLRRLRCLFSESRVDVGNSNQFPVLNCLTELESLKILCSGRIAHPFKFDFPLKLKKLTLSKFRLPWDCILEVGRLPNLEVLKLLSRAFEGKVWDMKEGQFPKLNFLKLDTLNLAQWNATSDDFPNLQHLVLRNCRQLEEVPSGLGDVPTLEIIEVQLCRQSAEESVRRIEEEQHMMGNDDLKVLINRSEWDF from the coding sequence ATGGAATTTCTAACTAAGCTTGTTAAGAAAGCTGATCGCAGTCCAACTAATGCTGTGAATTTTCTCCTGATGGAACTGGGTGACTGGTGGAACTTGTCAGAAagtcaagatgaagatgaaaaaGATGCACACAAACAAATTCAGATTCTCAAAGTAGAATTAAGATTGTTGAGAACGTTTCTGATATACGTTGGAATTTGGAATGATCTTCATAAAGATGTTGGTCTGTTGCTGCAGTCTCTAGTCCAGGATCTTGAAGCTGCATTCATGGAGGCAAGTACAGATTTTAGATCTCCGCCTGCGTATGAAATTCAAAGAAGTGTCGAGTACTTGTATCCTGTAATTTCTAAGTGGCAACAAAAGTTCAAGCTTTTCAGGCCACTGATTAAAGCAGCTTACGATTATGTTTCATCCAAGCAGGAGCTCTGTTCATTTCAATGCCAGTCTCCTTTGGTTTCTTACTCTCCTCTGAGTAATTATGTTCCCTGGAATGAATTCTCTGGCTCTCTACTGGATAATCTGGTAGATCTGTCTAGAGAGGACACATTTCATGTGCATATCAAGCCGCACATCCAAGTCATGGCCAAGATGATAGGAAACCTAAGGGGCTTTATGGCGGTAGAGAATCGGAATGCTAACCAACAAGAGTATAGACACCTCTTGGCTCATTTTGGAGCAATACTTGTCCAAACAGCATATATTTCTTATGTGTGCTGGATTGATGGCTTGGATGAAAACATGAAAAATGAGATCATTCCTAAGCTTGTTGACCTACTGAAAAAGCTAAAGCCTAATGCTTCACAAGTTACAAGGATATGCTTCAAGTTACTGGAGGATCACAAATACAATTGTGAAGAGTTTGTCCGATTTCTCATTCCTCAGAAGAATCAGCTTCTGACCCTTCAAAAAGGGCTCAAATACCTAATAATGTTGGTCATCCAGCCACCATCTTTTTACACAGACAATGATGTAAAGCTGCTTTCAATGGATATTATAGAAATGGTTAGCGAGCTTGGATCTTTCAGCTACTTATTTCATGCTAAGGAAACAGTAGCAGATCTCGCTAAGGATGCTTATCCTCTACTTTTTAGGTTGCTCGAAAAGATGGAGCGTCTCAATGCAGAGCTGTTCCTCACCGAGTTGCTACAGCCCGGAATAGTGGAGAAGTCTTTCGTGAAGAACCGAATTAATTCTTTCCATGATGGATTAAGTTTTTTACAGATTTTTCTAGGAGATGATGGCAGGGAAATTCCTCAGCCCATATGGAAAAATATTGGATCTCTAGCTAGGAATGCTGGTAATGTATATCTCGCATTTCTGCGCAAGTCAGTAACCAAAGACAAGGTCACCTTTGAGCTTCTCAAGTCGCTTGAGAGGATTAAACTTTTCAAGATGGAGATACTTTTGCACGAGCTTCTAAACAGTCGTCCAAATATGACGGTCGATGTGCAGAATCAAATACAAACCCTTTACAAGGGGCTGACAGTCCTCAGAACTTTTCTTATGGGTCCACTGGAGGAGGATGGTAAATTGATCTTGGCACATGTTGAATTAGTGGTCAAGCACGTAATATCAGTTATTTACTCAGTTGCTGCCAAGAAAGTCACAGAAGACATGGCAACGAATCTTGTTCTTTTGCTTCCAGAGTTGGTAGAAAAGATTGAGCCTGTCAATGCAGGGATAAAAGAGATTTATCTGCGAGCACGAAGCTCATTTAAATCTTGTTTCCCCAAGCCTGAGGGAGTTGGCTTTATGGATTTTCTTATAGGAAATTTGATGGAGCTGCTGAACTCCAAAGCTAAATCGATTGGTTCTCTGAAATATCCAATTCATATTGTTCATAGAGAGATGGGATTCTTGAGGTCGATACTCTGCAACATTGGAGAAAAGTGGACTCAGCACTTGGATATAAAATGTCTTGTTTCACACATTATACAAGTGGCATATGAGGTGGAATACCTTGTTGATTCGTTGGTGGTTAGAGGAGGTGTTTTATGGTATCATGCGCTATGGGTTACTGATCTCATAGAAGATATCAGGCTTCTTAAGATTAAGGCTTCAGAGATCTCTATGAAGACTTGCGGTATCAATATCTCTAATGGTCCCGAGGCATTGAGAAAGGTGACATCGCCAGCAAAAATTCCCAAAATTGATGAAGAGGTCATTGATCTTGCTGATCAGAACAAAATTATGATTGATAGGCTTACAAGAGGATCACGACAGCAAGATGTTGTCTCGATTGTTGGTATGCCTGGGCTAGGTAAGACGACTCTGGCCAGGAAGGTATACAATGATCCTTCAGTTATCTTTCACTTCCATATTCGTGCATGGTGTTCTGTGTCTCAAGTATACTGCAAAAGAGATTTATTGCTCGAAATGCTGGGTGGCATTATGGATATTACTGATAGTATCCTTGAAATGAGTGATGATGATCTAGACTTAGAGTTATATCAATGTCTCAAGAGAAAAAGGTATCTCATAGTTATGGATGACATCTGGAGCACTGAACCATGGCATGATTTAGAAAGAACGTTCCcaaatgatgaaaatggaaGCAGAATATTAGTCACAAGTCGTCTCCCTGATGTGGCTTTGGAAATTAAAGCAGATAGAATTCCTCATCGTCTTCGTCTACTCTCCCATGATGAAAGCTGGGAATTGTTGCAGAAGAAGTTATTCAAGACCAGAGATTGTCAAGTTGAACTGGTGACAGTTGGAAACCAAATTGCCAAAAGTTGTCAAGGACTACCTCTTGCAATTGTTGCAGTATCTGGTATCCTTGAAAGAACTGAAATGACTCTAGATTCATGGAAAAAAGTATCAGAAAGTTTATGCTCACGCATTGCCAGTGATCCGCAAACAAGGTGCATGGAGATCCTAGAGCTAAGCTACAAGCATTTGCCTGACTATTTGAAGCCGTGCTTTCTCTATCTTGGAGCATTTCTTGAGaacaaagaaattccagtccgAAAGTTGACATGGTTATGGGTTGCTGAAGGATTTGTACGAAGTACGGCGTCAAAACGTGTGGAAGATCTTGCAGAGGAATACTTGAAGGACCTCATTGGCAGAAGCCTAGTAATAGCTTCGAAAAGCAGATCCAATGGTGGAGTTAAAACATGTTGTGTTCATGACCTGCTGCGTACTTTATGCTTGCTGAGATGTCACGaagaaaattttcttcattCAGTAACTGGACATAATTTCTTTTTTGATGCTTCTTATGATGATTCAGATTATGGTGTTGATCCAGATTATCATCCTACAAATTGCACAACATATGCAAAACGGAGGTTATCCATTTGTTCTAAGAGAAATCATTTCATCATGTCAAGGCCTGGTGGACCACACGTCCGCTCTCTACTATACTCTGCCAGCAGTGATTTGTATCCAAGATGTCCCTACAACATCTCCTTCATTTTCGAGAACTTCAAACTTCTCAGAGTGCTGGATTTGGAATGCATCAATATGGGTAATTCTTTCTTCAGTGGAATAGAGTTATTGGCTCATTTGAGGTACTTGGCCCTTTGTGGTGATATAGACTATATTCCAGCTTCAATTGCCAACCTCTGGAATCTGGAAACCTTGATTGTGAAAGGACTAAAAGGTAAAGTCCTACTGCCACATACTATTTGGAGCATGGAAAAGTTGAGACATTTGCATGTATATAGTAATGCTGTCTTCAACATGCAAGACAATGAAACAGAAAAGGCCACGCAGTTAGGAAATCTGGACAGTCTTTCCACCCCATCTCTCTCTTTTGGTAAACATACAGAGAATATCATGCGAAGGTTTCTCAAACTTCGGAGACTTAGATGTCTGTTTTCAGAATCAAGGGTTGATGTTGGGAACTCAAATCAATTTCCAGTACTGAACTGTCTCACAGAACTAGAGTCGCTCAAAATTCTCTGTTCTGGTAGAATTGCTCATCCTTTTAAGTTTGACTTCCCATTGAAACTGAAGAAGTTGACTCTATCAAAATTTCGCCTGCCATGGGACTGCATTTTGGAAGTTGGTAGATTACCGAACCTGGAGGTTCTCAAATTGCTTTCTAGGGCCTTTGAGGGGAAAGTGTGGGACATGAAAGAAGGGC